One window from the genome of Pungitius pungitius chromosome 14, fPunPun2.1, whole genome shotgun sequence encodes:
- the LOC119227163 gene encoding gap junction beta-4 protein-like — protein MNWAFLQGLLSGVNKYSTAFGRVWLSIVFLFRVMVFVVAAEKVWGDEQKDFQCNTAQPGCHNVCFDHFFPVSHVRLWALQLIFVTCPSLLVVMHVAYRDDRERKNRLKYGENCRSLYKNTGKKRGGLWWTYVLTLVFKIAVDATFVYLVYHIYEGYDFPSLIKCEQKPCPNTVDCFIARPTEKRIFTIFMVVTSLACILLSIFEIVYLVGKRCCECAMGTNPSARHVNTSTLSSRATLMDSNPLKSPNKSPPRTPAPSYSAAVS, from the coding sequence ATGAACTGGGCATTCCTCCAGGGCCTCCTCAGCGGGGTGAACAAGTACTCCACGGCCTTCGGCCGCGTCTGGCTCTCCATCGTTTTCCTCTTCAGGGTCATGGTGTTCGTGGTGGCCGCCGAGAAGGTGTGGGGCGACGAGCAGAAAGACTTCCAGTGCAACACGGCTCAGCCCGGCTGCCACAACGTGTGCTTCGACCACTTCTTCCCCGTGTCCCACGTCCGGCTGTGGGCCCTGCAGCTCATCTTCGTCACCTGCCCGTCTCTCCTGGTGGTGATGCACGTGGCCTACAGGGACGACCGGGAGCGGAAAAACCGCCTCAAGTACGGCGAGAACTGCCGCAGCCTCTACAAGAACACGGGCAAGAAGCGCGGGGGCCTGTGGTGGACCTACGTCCTCACTCTGGTCTTCAAAATAGCCGTGGACGCCACCTTCGTCTACCTCGTGTACCACATCTACGAGGGCTACGACTTCCCCTCGCTCATCAAGTGCGAGCAGAAGCCCTGCCCCAACACGGTGGACTGCTTCATCGCCCGGCCCACCGAGAAACGGATCTTCACCATCTTCATGGTGGTCACCAGCCTGGCCTgcatcctcctctccatctttgAAATCGTCTACCTGGTGGGGAAGCGATGCTGCGAGTGCGCCATGGGGACCAATCCAAGCGCTCGCCACGTCAACACCAGCACGCTGTCCAGCAGAGCCACCCTGATGGATTCGAACCCCCTAAAGTCTCCGAACAAATCCCCACCCCGTACGCCGGCCCCTTCGTACAGCGCGGCCGTGTCTTGA
- the ppie gene encoding peptidyl-prolyl cis-trans isomerase E isoform X2, producing the protein MNESELFGRTIRVNTAKPMRIKEGSSRPVWSDDDWLKKFSGKTAEEADGEAAAGETTNTATQEADPPAKKGRVNPQVYMDIKIGNKPAGRLRFLLRADIVPMTAENFRCLCTHEKGFGFKGSCFHRIIPQFMCQGGDFTNHNGTGGKSIYGRKFDDENFVLKHTAPGQLSMANSGANTNGSQFFITNDKTDWLDGKHVVFGDLVEGMDVLRAMEAEGNKDGKPKQKVIISDCGELV; encoded by the exons ATG AATGAGTCTGAGCTTTTTGGACGCACAATCCGGGTCAACACCGCCAAGCCCATGAGAATCAAAGAAGGTTCATCTCGACCAG TGTGGTCGGACGATGACTGGCTGAAGAAGTTCTCAGGGAAGACCGCAGAGGAGGCTGATGGGGAGGCAGCGGCTGGAGAAACGACCAACACTGCAACACAGGAG GCTGATCCTCCTGCTAAGAAGGGCAGAGTTAATCCTCAAGTCTACATGGACATTAAGATTGGAAATAAGCCAGCCGGGAGACTACGGTTCCTCCTTCGAGCTGATATCGTTCCCATGACAGCAG AGAACTTTCGATGCCTGTGCACGCATGAGAAGGGATTTGGCTTCAAGGGAAGCTGCTTTCACCGTATAATCCCTCAGTTCATGTGCCAGGGAGGTGACTTCACCAACCACAACGGCACCGGCGGCAAGTCCATTTACGGCCGGAAGTTTGATGACGAGAACTTTGTCCTGAAGCACACGGCGCCAg GACAGCTCTCTATGGCCAACTCTGGGGCAAACACTAATGGCTCTCAGTTCTTCATCACCAATGACAAAACAGACTGGCTGGATGGCAAACACGTGGTGTTTGGCGATCTGGTGGAGGGGATGGATGTGCTGCGTGCAATGGAG gctgAGGGAAATAAGGACGGCAAGCCGAAGCAGAAAGTCATCATATCTGACTGTGGAGAACttgtgtga
- the ppie gene encoding peptidyl-prolyl cis-trans isomerase E isoform X1 produces the protein MAANKRVLYVGGLAEEVDEKVLHAAFIPFGDITDIQIPIDYETEKHRGFAFIEFELGEDAAAAIDNMNESELFGRTIRVNTAKPMRIKEGSSRPVWSDDDWLKKFSGKTAEEADGEAAAGETTNTATQEADPPAKKGRVNPQVYMDIKIGNKPAGRLRFLLRADIVPMTAENFRCLCTHEKGFGFKGSCFHRIIPQFMCQGGDFTNHNGTGGKSIYGRKFDDENFVLKHTAPGQLSMANSGANTNGSQFFITNDKTDWLDGKHVVFGDLVEGMDVLRAMEAEGNKDGKPKQKVIISDCGELV, from the exons ATGGCGGCTAACAAACGAGTGCTGTATGTTG GTGGCCTggcggaggaggtggatgaGAAGGTTTTACACGCAGCTTTTATTCCGTTTGGAGACATCACAGACATCCAGATACCAATAGACTATGAAACCG aaaaacacagaggatTTGCTTTCATTGAGTTTGAACTGGGAGAG GATGCTGCAGCGGCTATTGATAACATG AATGAGTCTGAGCTTTTTGGACGCACAATCCGGGTCAACACCGCCAAGCCCATGAGAATCAAAGAAGGTTCATCTCGACCAG TGTGGTCGGACGATGACTGGCTGAAGAAGTTCTCAGGGAAGACCGCAGAGGAGGCTGATGGGGAGGCAGCGGCTGGAGAAACGACCAACACTGCAACACAGGAG GCTGATCCTCCTGCTAAGAAGGGCAGAGTTAATCCTCAAGTCTACATGGACATTAAGATTGGAAATAAGCCAGCCGGGAGACTACGGTTCCTCCTTCGAGCTGATATCGTTCCCATGACAGCAG AGAACTTTCGATGCCTGTGCACGCATGAGAAGGGATTTGGCTTCAAGGGAAGCTGCTTTCACCGTATAATCCCTCAGTTCATGTGCCAGGGAGGTGACTTCACCAACCACAACGGCACCGGCGGCAAGTCCATTTACGGCCGGAAGTTTGATGACGAGAACTTTGTCCTGAAGCACACGGCGCCAg GACAGCTCTCTATGGCCAACTCTGGGGCAAACACTAATGGCTCTCAGTTCTTCATCACCAATGACAAAACAGACTGGCTGGATGGCAAACACGTGGTGTTTGGCGATCTGGTGGAGGGGATGGATGTGCTGCGTGCAATGGAG gctgAGGGAAATAAGGACGGCAAGCCGAAGCAGAAAGTCATCATATCTGACTGTGGAGAACttgtgtga